In a genomic window of Thermoplasmata archaeon:
- a CDS encoding ATP-binding protein: MKRKIYSKLLEWKTESNGQSALLIEGARRVGKSFIVEEFGKNEYDSYILINFGKVGKAFRDLFDDLSDIPLVLQKISSMMRVKLYERRSLIIFDEAQKFPRAREAIKFLVADGRYDYIETGSLISIHENVKDIIIPSEEKRIRMYPMDFEEFCWALGDETTVPLIREHFEKKLALGNDLHKSIMDQFRKYMIVGGMPKVVEIYAATLNFGKAEEQKRMILDLYREDISKKAKDNKLRTMKLFESIPSELSKHDKRVTLSDIEKHGRMNSFDEPIYWLEDSMIANACYNSTVPSAGLNLNTDLSSVKLYMGDTGLLVSLAINENESIEHDIYDSILNDKMHLNEGMFMENIVAQTLKSNGHRLFFHTFYKDDGKNRYEVDFLVRHGKKIDPIEVKSSGYSNHSSLDYLMKKHSKTLGQPYVLFSKDLKKEGNVLFLPLYMAICL; the protein is encoded by the coding sequence ATGAAGAGGAAGATCTATTCGAAACTGCTCGAATGGAAGACGGAGAGCAACGGACAATCCGCATTGCTCATCGAAGGGGCCAGACGTGTCGGCAAGAGCTTCATCGTCGAGGAATTCGGAAAAAACGAGTACGATTCCTACATTCTGATCAACTTCGGAAAGGTCGGGAAGGCATTCAGGGATCTGTTCGATGACCTATCTGACATCCCCTTAGTCCTTCAGAAGATCTCCAGCATGATGCGTGTCAAGCTGTATGAGCGCAGATCACTCATAATATTCGACGAAGCTCAGAAATTCCCCCGCGCCAGAGAAGCAATCAAATTCCTTGTCGCCGACGGCAGATACGACTACATAGAGACGGGCTCGCTCATCTCCATTCATGAGAACGTGAAGGACATCATCATCCCTTCCGAAGAGAAACGCATAAGGATGTACCCGATGGACTTCGAGGAGTTCTGCTGGGCCCTGGGCGATGAGACCACCGTTCCATTGATCAGGGAACATTTCGAAAAGAAACTGGCGCTCGGAAACGACCTGCACAAATCCATCATGGACCAATTCAGAAAGTACATGATAGTCGGAGGGATGCCAAAAGTTGTTGAGATATACGCTGCCACCCTCAATTTCGGAAAGGCGGAGGAACAGAAGAGGATGATCCTGGACCTCTACCGTGAAGACATCTCGAAAAAAGCCAAAGATAACAAACTGAGGACCATGAAGCTGTTCGAATCCATACCATCGGAGCTATCCAAACACGACAAGAGAGTAACGTTATCAGATATTGAGAAGCATGGCCGGATGAACAGCTTTGACGAACCTATCTACTGGCTGGAGGATTCGATGATAGCTAACGCTTGCTACAACTCCACCGTCCCCAGCGCGGGACTGAATCTGAACACCGACCTGTCCTCGGTAAAGCTGTACATGGGCGATACTGGCCTGCTCGTAAGCCTGGCCATAAACGAGAACGAATCGATAGAGCATGACATCTACGATTCCATCCTCAATGACAAGATGCATCTGAACGAGGGCATGTTCATGGAGAATATCGTCGCCCAGACCCTGAAGAGCAACGGACACAGGCTGTTCTTCCACACATTCTACAAGGACGACGGGAAGAACCGCTACGAGGTGGACTTCCTCGTGAGGCACGGGAAGAAGATCGATCCGATTGAGGTGAAATCCAGCGGTTATTCCAACCATTCCTCGCTGGACTACCTGATGAAGAAGCATTCCAAAACACTTGGGCAGCCATACGTCCTGTTCTCGAAGGATCTGAAGAAGGAAGGGAATGTCCTGTTCCTCCCGCTGTACATGGCGATATGCCTGTGA
- the ftsY gene encoding signal recognition particle-docking protein FtsY, whose amino-acid sequence MFDSLKSKLKGLFSKADKELDKEQIFGKEDEQTATPEKPIQQDSTPAQPEQPKLSRKEMLKLQKQQKAAGAHKSSEIVSESGGKKIKDSALDEILDELYFTLLEADVAVPVADKIKEGVRENLLGKKYDRSYSLEEVVEMAVKDAVRDVLEINEFDFDSWIAEQKRPTVIMFVGINGTGKTTAIAKIAKRLQDQNKTVVMAACDTFRAGAIEQLTIHADKLGCKIVKQTQDADPAAVAYDAVEHARSKMKDVVLVDTAGRMQTNSNLIEEMKKIVRVAKPDLKVFVGDSLAGNNAIEQAKVFDDAVGIDAVILTKIDTDAKGGAALSIAHTIGKPIAFVCNGQEYDDIVKFNTEWMISRMFE is encoded by the coding sequence ATGTTCGATTCTCTCAAATCCAAGCTGAAAGGATTGTTCAGCAAGGCCGACAAGGAACTCGACAAGGAGCAGATCTTCGGCAAAGAGGACGAACAGACCGCCACTCCTGAAAAACCGATTCAACAGGATTCTACACCGGCACAGCCGGAACAGCCCAAACTCTCCAGGAAGGAGATGCTGAAGCTCCAGAAGCAGCAGAAGGCCGCAGGGGCACACAAGTCATCCGAGATCGTATCGGAGAGCGGCGGCAAGAAGATCAAGGATTCCGCATTGGACGAGATCCTCGACGAGCTATACTTCACATTGCTGGAAGCCGATGTCGCCGTCCCTGTGGCGGACAAGATCAAGGAAGGCGTCAGGGAGAACCTCCTCGGCAAGAAGTACGACCGCTCCTACTCCTTGGAAGAGGTTGTGGAGATGGCCGTCAAGGACGCTGTGAGGGACGTACTCGAGATCAACGAGTTCGACTTCGACAGCTGGATCGCCGAGCAGAAGAGGCCTACCGTCATAATGTTCGTCGGTATCAACGGTACCGGTAAGACCACGGCCATCGCGAAGATCGCCAAGCGTCTCCAGGACCAGAACAAGACCGTCGTCATGGCCGCATGCGACACTTTCAGGGCAGGTGCGATAGAGCAGTTGACCATCCACGCCGACAAGCTGGGATGCAAGATCGTCAAGCAGACTCAGGACGCAGACCCCGCCGCTGTCGCATACGATGCGGTGGAGCACGCAAGGTCCAAGATGAAGGACGTCGTCCTCGTGGACACCGCAGGACGTATGCAGACCAACAGCAACCTCATCGAGGAGATGAAGAAGATCGTAAGGGTCGCCAAACCCGACCTGAAGGTCTTCGTCGGAGATTCCCTGGCAGGCAACAACGCCATAGAGCAGGCGAAGGTCTTCGACGATGCCGTTGGAATCGACGCAGTGATCCTCACCAAGATCGACACCGACGCCAAGGGCGGAGCTGCGTTATCGATAGCCCACACCATCGGCAAGCCCATCGCATTCGTCTGCAACGGTCAGGAATACGACGACATCGTCAAGTTCAACACCGAGTGGATGATCTCAAGGATGTTCGAGTGA
- a CDS encoding sel1 repeat family protein, with product MADKFDQLVIKASDGDAEAQYELANIYYDVFDKHFSPELAAKWYLKSAEQGNADAQFCIARLYSWGDGIEASTEEAVKWYKEAVKQGHSDAMCDLAGMYLYDPDVRKSKKKAIKLYEDAAAMGNSNAQYFLGLIYLDGEYVEQSFEQARKWFKLAADQGNPYAQFDLAEMYFTGFGVKKSKKEAFKWYLMSAKEDHALAQYAVATMYLEGKGTKQSYKDAFKWMKEAAEQGVTNAMYDLALMYHYGTGVKKSNKEAFKWMRIVADDLFEAEDEYEFDEGFDEELPESEEEEDEKD from the coding sequence ATGGCAGATAAATTCGACCAGCTGGTCATAAAGGCATCCGACGGGGATGCAGAGGCTCAGTACGAGCTCGCGAACATCTACTACGACGTCTTCGACAAGCATTTCTCTCCAGAACTCGCCGCCAAGTGGTATCTGAAGTCTGCCGAGCAGGGCAACGCCGATGCGCAGTTCTGCATCGCAAGGCTCTATTCATGGGGCGACGGGATCGAGGCATCCACAGAAGAGGCCGTCAAATGGTACAAGGAGGCCGTGAAGCAGGGGCACTCGGATGCGATGTGCGACCTTGCGGGAATGTACCTTTACGATCCCGACGTGAGAAAGTCCAAGAAGAAGGCCATCAAACTGTACGAGGATGCGGCGGCCATGGGCAACTCCAACGCCCAGTACTTCCTCGGACTGATCTATCTCGACGGGGAATACGTCGAGCAGTCCTTCGAGCAGGCCCGCAAGTGGTTCAAGCTCGCAGCGGACCAGGGCAACCCCTATGCGCAGTTCGACCTTGCGGAGATGTACTTCACCGGATTCGGGGTGAAGAAGTCCAAGAAGGAAGCGTTCAAATGGTATCTGATGTCAGCTAAAGAGGATCACGCCTTGGCACAGTACGCCGTCGCTACGATGTACCTCGAAGGAAAGGGTACGAAGCAGTCCTACAAGGATGCCTTCAAATGGATGAAGGAGGCCGCGGAACAGGGCGTCACCAATGCAATGTACGACCTCGCTCTGATGTATCACTACGGTACCGGTGTCAAGAAGTCCAACAAGGAAGCGTTCAAGTGGATGAGGATCGTCGCCGACGACCTCTTCGAGGCCGAGGACGAGTACGAGTTCGATGAGGGATTCGACGAGGAGCTCCCGGAGTCTGAAGAGGAAGAGGACGAGAAGGATTGA
- a CDS encoding MtaA/CmuA family methyltransferase, translated as MSCRERVLAAMKQEDLDRPPVAVFTTCDTIDMMEACGAKWPEAHSDPQKMATLGCAQADYFGLESVRAGFCLTEEAEALGCPINMGTQRSSPMLKGHPFTYNPMKKIYDEPDNLPDIDEFLNTGRVKTAIDAMAIMHKTHGEDYVVIGGNTGPFTLTGHLLNTENLVYSVWTEPERAQKWVGAIAPYCKAFGQAMLDNGADVVQMSEPSASTDILAPTDFPVQSGQFVKDCLGGLKGMSILHICGDSAPIIPYMLDTNADGISVEEKVPSEKAVEIANHRGCLVGNVGCAFPLFKGTPEDVAAAARHSRDAGFNIISAGCGVPIGTPADNIRALVKAIKG; from the coding sequence ATGTCATGCAGAGAAAGAGTATTGGCAGCTATGAAGCAGGAGGATCTCGACCGTCCTCCGGTAGCGGTGTTCACCACCTGCGACACCATCGATATGATGGAGGCCTGCGGCGCGAAGTGGCCGGAGGCACATTCGGACCCGCAGAAGATGGCCACCCTGGGATGCGCCCAGGCGGATTACTTCGGATTGGAATCGGTGAGGGCGGGATTCTGCCTTACCGAGGAGGCCGAGGCGCTGGGATGCCCCATCAATATGGGAACCCAGAGATCATCGCCCATGCTGAAGGGACATCCGTTCACGTACAACCCGATGAAGAAGATTTACGACGAGCCGGACAACCTTCCGGACATCGATGAGTTCCTCAACACCGGAAGGGTGAAGACCGCCATCGACGCGATGGCCATCATGCACAAGACGCACGGAGAGGACTATGTGGTCATCGGAGGGAACACCGGACCGTTTACCCTCACCGGACATCTACTCAACACGGAGAACCTGGTCTACTCGGTATGGACCGAGCCCGAGAGGGCGCAGAAGTGGGTTGGTGCTATCGCACCTTACTGCAAGGCGTTCGGACAGGCGATGCTCGACAACGGGGCCGACGTAGTCCAGATGTCGGAGCCGTCGGCATCGACCGATATCCTGGCGCCTACCGACTTCCCAGTGCAGTCAGGCCAGTTCGTCAAGGACTGTCTCGGTGGATTGAAAGGAATGTCGATCCTGCACATCTGCGGAGACTCCGCACCGATCATCCCGTACATGCTAGACACCAATGCGGATGGAATCTCGGTAGAGGAGAAGGTCCCCTCGGAGAAGGCGGTGGAGATCGCGAACCACAGAGGATGTCTCGTTGGTAACGTGGGGTGCGCATTCCCCTTGTTCAAGGGAACCCCCGAGGATGTCGCTGCAGCCGCAAGACACAGCAGGGATGCAGGATTCAACATCATATCCGCAGGATGCGGAGTGCCCATCGGAACCCCGGCGGACAACATCCGTGCCCTGGTTAAAGCGATAAAGGGTTGA
- a CDS encoding nitrous oxide-stimulated promoter family protein, whose amino-acid sequence MGFMISMYCRKNHGQDLCDDCKRLRDYAFERIDSCMNNDSQIRCAGCPSRCYNSEMRDRIQNVIGFSRPRMILHPVILFKKY is encoded by the coding sequence ATGGGATTCATGATCTCCATGTACTGCAGGAAAAATCACGGTCAGGACCTGTGCGATGACTGCAAAAGGCTCAGGGATTACGCCTTCGAGCGCATCGACAGCTGCATGAACAACGATTCGCAGATCAGATGCGCTGGATGTCCCTCGAGATGCTACAACTCGGAAATGCGCGATAGAATCCAGAACGTGATAGGATTCAGCAGACCGCGCATGATCCTGCATCCAGTGATACTTTTCAAAAAATATTGA
- a CDS encoding 50S ribosomal protein L18a → MKAFLVSGTYADPRQKQQPFAVEMAAADEAAVKEKALSTIGSKHKLKRWQINIAEVKELSAEEVTNHVVKYQIGE, encoded by the coding sequence ATGAAAGCATTCCTCGTATCAGGAACCTATGCCGACCCCAGGCAGAAGCAGCAGCCTTTCGCTGTAGAGATGGCCGCTGCCGATGAGGCGGCAGTCAAGGAGAAGGCACTCTCGACCATCGGAAGCAAGCACAAGCTGAAGAGATGGCAGATCAACATCGCCGAGGTCAAGGAGCTCTCCGCAGAAGAGGTCACCAACCACGTCGTGAAATACCAGATCGGTGAGTGA
- a CDS encoding GMP synthase subunit A, which translates to MKVYVIDNGSQWTHREWRVLRYLKVETKIVPNTTPFDEIKDVDGLILSGGAPNVATEGAAMGNNGEYLDKADFPILGVCAGMQFLSEHFGGTLGPGSTPEFGAVPLKVTNHDDLFRDLPDEFTVWASHNDEVKVVPEGFDVIAYSDGCPHEAVRCRDRPIWGVQFHPEVENTEHGVEIFQNFLRIIEEHDY; encoded by the coding sequence ATGAAAGTCTACGTCATCGACAACGGAAGCCAGTGGACACACCGCGAGTGGCGCGTCCTGAGATACCTCAAGGTCGAAACCAAGATCGTTCCGAACACAACACCGTTCGACGAGATCAAGGACGTGGACGGTCTGATCCTCTCCGGAGGAGCGCCCAACGTCGCCACCGAGGGCGCGGCCATGGGCAACAACGGAGAATATCTGGACAAGGCCGACTTCCCCATATTAGGGGTGTGCGCAGGTATGCAGTTCCTCTCAGAGCATTTCGGCGGTACACTGGGTCCAGGATCCACACCCGAATTCGGTGCCGTCCCGCTGAAGGTGACAAATCACGACGATCTCTTCAGGGACCTTCCCGACGAGTTCACGGTATGGGCATCCCACAACGATGAAGTGAAAGTAGTCCCGGAGGGGTTCGATGTCATCGCATATTCCGACGGATGCCCCCATGAGGCGGTCCGCTGCAGGGACAGACCGATCTGGGGAGTGCAGTTCCATCCTGAGGTCGAGAACACCGAGCACGGGGTGGAGATCTTCCAGAACTTCCTCAGGATAATAGAGGAGCACGATTACTGA
- the pfdA gene encoding prefoldin subunit alpha, whose protein sequence is MNDDELRQMLALMESYKNRTEALSRQVNVLRSTLDEVNMANESIKALLAAKEGDEIMVPIGASSFMNVKVASNKNIIVGIGSNISVEKTPEDASQYMEANAAELTEALKKTVDALNEVQKALSTVSEAVQIEYMNRQQTPTQ, encoded by the coding sequence GTGAACGACGACGAACTCCGTCAGATGCTCGCTCTGATGGAAAGCTACAAGAACAGGACCGAGGCGCTCAGCCGTCAGGTCAACGTTCTGCGCTCGACCCTCGACGAGGTCAACATGGCCAACGAGTCGATCAAGGCCCTGCTCGCCGCCAAAGAAGGCGATGAGATCATGGTGCCCATCGGAGCTTCGTCCTTCATGAACGTCAAGGTCGCCTCCAACAAGAACATCATCGTGGGAATCGGATCCAACATCTCCGTTGAGAAGACCCCCGAGGATGCAAGCCAGTACATGGAGGCGAACGCCGCGGAGCTCACAGAGGCCCTCAAGAAGACCGTTGACGCGCTCAACGAGGTCCAGAAGGCCCTGTCCACAGTCTCCGAGGCTGTACAGATCGAGTATATGAACAGACAGCAAACCCCAACGCAGTGA
- a CDS encoding methionine synthase I, cobalamin-binding domain protein, whose translation MDEKAILKELADAVIACDPPRAKAAAETALKEGMDPVTAINEGLVVGMGVIGDNYAERKMYLPQVLVAAHSMYEGLDVLIPAIPKDESLTSKSAVTAVVQGDVHDIGKNIVKTMLTASGFIVCDAGKDVPGAEVVKDMLDNKAEVVCLSTLMTPTMDSMQDAVRMIKESGYRDKVIITIGGPPTTQAFAEEIGADHRDENAQQCVKYVNSRL comes from the coding sequence ATGGATGAGAAAGCGATCCTGAAGGAGCTAGCGGATGCAGTAATCGCATGCGACCCGCCAAGGGCGAAAGCGGCTGCAGAAACGGCCCTGAAGGAAGGAATGGATCCCGTTACGGCGATCAATGAAGGATTGGTCGTGGGAATGGGAGTTATCGGAGACAATTATGCGGAGCGCAAGATGTATCTCCCGCAGGTATTGGTCGCGGCGCACAGCATGTACGAAGGTTTGGATGTGCTGATCCCGGCGATACCCAAGGACGAGAGCCTCACCAGCAAGAGTGCTGTGACGGCCGTCGTGCAGGGAGACGTCCACGATATCGGCAAGAACATCGTGAAGACCATGCTCACCGCATCAGGATTCATAGTCTGCGACGCGGGAAAGGATGTTCCCGGAGCAGAGGTAGTCAAGGATATGCTTGACAACAAGGCGGAGGTCGTCTGTCTGAGTACCCTGATGACCCCCACCATGGACAGCATGCAGGATGCCGTGAGGATGATCAAGGAGAGCGGATACCGCGACAAGGTCATCATCACCATCGGCGGACCGCCGACCACCCAGGCGTTCGCCGAAGAGATAGGAGCGGATCATAGGGACGAGAACGCGCAGCAGTGCGTGAAGTACGTCAATTCGAGGTTGTGA
- the priS gene encoding DNA primase catalytic subunit PriS: protein MASAMDSNQRFLLKAFRKYYKANTPALPDRFTRREFGFMFFDKTFVQRHMAFDNSAELHRFMAGQVPSHSYYSTSYYRKPDAPTMDEKGWMGAELIFDLDADHLEGAGNMTYAEMLIKIRSQMMHLVDTFLMDNLGFQEDQIHITFSGGRGYHAHVRTPDIMGLGSPERRELVDFITGSGLNIDWVFPYNRVATSQIATGNGVRTNVAKDRLIPPADSGGWKLMMRNALMDVVNDLCDGDVKEFKKEYPSIKGSQSATLFKAHEELKKTRGLLFEKNTMAMLSQSTQNILVKIMKEDMAPRLSGEVDEPVTADIKRLIRLPGSIHGKSGLRVTPITRAELTDFDPLQMAVPSEYTDDEVKVTMRKDMELDMKGQHFKLSGETTVPEYAAIFLIGRKYASYGFASEESQKEKLF, encoded by the coding sequence ATGGCATCTGCGATGGATTCGAACCAGCGCTTCCTCCTGAAGGCATTCAGGAAATACTACAAGGCGAACACGCCCGCACTACCGGACAGGTTCACCCGCAGGGAGTTCGGATTCATGTTCTTCGACAAGACCTTCGTCCAGAGGCACATGGCCTTCGACAATTCGGCAGAGCTGCACAGGTTTATGGCCGGACAGGTACCGTCGCACAGCTACTACTCCACATCCTACTACCGCAAGCCCGATGCGCCAACGATGGACGAGAAGGGGTGGATGGGAGCGGAATTGATATTCGACCTCGACGCCGACCACCTAGAGGGCGCAGGGAACATGACCTACGCCGAGATGCTGATAAAGATCCGCTCTCAGATGATGCATCTGGTAGACACCTTCCTGATGGACAATCTCGGATTCCAGGAGGACCAGATACACATCACGTTCTCCGGCGGAAGGGGATACCATGCACACGTCAGGACACCGGACATAATGGGATTGGGTTCCCCCGAGAGGAGGGAGCTGGTGGATTTCATCACAGGTTCCGGACTGAACATCGATTGGGTGTTCCCGTACAACAGGGTGGCGACATCGCAGATCGCCACGGGGAACGGTGTGCGCACCAACGTCGCCAAGGACCGTCTCATACCCCCTGCCGATTCCGGAGGATGGAAGCTGATGATGAGGAACGCATTGATGGATGTAGTCAACGACCTATGCGACGGGGACGTGAAGGAGTTCAAGAAGGAATACCCCAGCATCAAGGGAAGCCAATCCGCCACGCTCTTCAAGGCCCATGAGGAGCTGAAGAAGACCAGAGGGCTCCTGTTCGAGAAGAACACCATGGCCATGCTCTCGCAGTCCACCCAGAACATCCTGGTGAAGATAATGAAGGAGGATATGGCGCCCCGCCTCTCGGGAGAGGTCGATGAACCCGTCACAGCCGACATCAAGAGGCTGATCCGTCTTCCGGGATCCATACACGGCAAGAGCGGATTGAGGGTCACGCCGATAACCCGTGCCGAGCTCACCGATTTCGATCCCCTGCAGATGGCCGTACCCTCGGAATACACCGACGATGAGGTCAAGGTAACCATGAGGAAGGACATGGAATTGGACATGAAGGGACAGCACTTCAAGCTCAGCGGAGAGACCACCGTCCCCGAGTACGCCGCCATATTCCTCATAGGGAGGAAATACGCCTCCTACGGATTCGCATCGGAGGAGAGCCAAAAGGAGAAACTCTTCTGA
- a CDS encoding ATP-binding protein encodes MERLAIRYLEQWIVSPDRKPLIIWGARQVGKTYLLRTLFMKEHPKALYIDLAKDEEARSFFSTTSDPDKYLRYIEARYMKKIGPDTPLIFDEMQRCLSVLTSLKYFCQEHKKIPVIATGSMVRLAMMEMQKENKDDSFLFPVGSVDSLDLYPLNFEEYLLNVNPVMLDRIRESYRSCRPMEKYEHDLATDLLHDYMSIGGMPEAVDKFIRTGSYVDVSKTLSSIYDNYLADMSQYNISPEMILKTRKVYQSIFSQLNKENRNYKISQTDKGKTNRDYQSAYIWLELARVVHRSLNKTDKVTLPLSDSDSNLFRLYLGDIGMFTYQSGIPFSDFIAKDKRNSLAGVFYENYVADELAAKGIDLYYWTGKSHHEFEFIVPNRGRVVPIDVKKGSGTMNSLKAFRDHNPKELAIKVSSNNFGYDEENMILTIPHYAMFMLAQDLSEDTDPVLGSE; translated from the coding sequence ATGGAAAGGCTTGCAATTAGGTATCTGGAACAGTGGATTGTATCCCCTGACAGGAAACCGCTCATTATTTGGGGGGCAAGACAGGTCGGCAAAACATACCTCCTCCGTACCCTCTTCATGAAAGAGCACCCCAAGGCCCTATACATCGATCTAGCCAAGGATGAGGAAGCGAGATCGTTCTTCTCCACAACCTCCGACCCCGACAAGTATCTAAGATACATAGAGGCCCGCTACATGAAGAAGATAGGTCCGGACACGCCTCTGATATTCGATGAAATGCAGAGGTGCCTCTCAGTCCTCACATCCCTGAAATACTTCTGCCAAGAGCACAAGAAGATCCCCGTCATCGCTACGGGCTCCATGGTTAGACTGGCCATGATGGAGATGCAGAAGGAGAACAAGGATGACAGCTTCCTATTCCCCGTGGGCAGCGTCGACTCACTCGACCTCTACCCGCTTAATTTCGAAGAGTATCTCCTCAACGTCAACCCAGTGATGCTGGACCGCATTAGGGAATCATACAGATCCTGCAGACCTATGGAGAAGTACGAGCACGACCTTGCCACCGACCTCCTCCACGACTACATGTCGATAGGGGGCATGCCGGAGGCCGTGGACAAGTTCATCAGAACGGGATCCTACGTGGATGTCTCCAAAACCCTGAGTTCCATCTACGACAACTATCTGGCGGATATGAGTCAATACAACATATCCCCGGAGATGATCCTTAAGACAAGGAAGGTCTACCAGAGCATCTTCTCCCAGCTGAACAAGGAGAACCGCAACTACAAGATATCGCAGACTGACAAGGGAAAGACCAACCGGGACTATCAGAGCGCCTACATCTGGCTGGAGCTGGCCCGCGTAGTTCACAGGAGCCTTAACAAGACCGACAAGGTCACCCTACCGCTGTCCGACTCCGACAGCAACCTTTTCAGGCTGTACCTGGGCGACATAGGGATGTTCACCTATCAGAGCGGGATCCCCTTCTCTGATTTCATCGCAAAGGACAAGAGAAACTCCCTCGCAGGAGTGTTCTACGAGAACTATGTCGCTGACGAGCTGGCCGCCAAGGGTATCGACCTCTACTACTGGACCGGAAAATCCCATCATGAATTCGAATTCATAGTCCCGAACCGCGGAAGGGTCGTTCCGATAGATGTGAAGAAGGGTTCGGGCACCATGAATTCCCTCAAGGCGTTCCGCGACCATAACCCAAAGGAGCTGGCGATAAAGGTCTCATCCAACAACTTCGGCTACGATGAGGAGAACATGATCCTCACCATTCCGCATTACGCGATGTTCATGCTCGCGCAGGACCTCTCCGAGGATACTGACCCCGTCCTGGGATCCGAATAA
- a CDS encoding MFS transporter, whose amino-acid sequence MLSYRWLVFIALAIAYFFVYFHRTTGGAISTTLMDYFGVGTASVALLASAYLYAYTLMQIPSGILTDRMGPRKAATIFVALIAVGSLLSAYSATANDFNLMIAGKFIIGIGAAVVYIPIMKVLAVWFRKNEFATMSGILLLVGNVGGIAAATPMVLMMDALGIEMTYIVLAIITALIALLVWLLVRNHPMEKDLPSIEEIVSEETGQPITESTSEKMGTVEALKRTFLSGRNFWPLAIWFFVMYGTIMLWQASQAGAYYKNIGGFDAGTAGMMLTMVGVGMVFGCPLAGKLSDSYLHSRKKVVIIGTVVYTLIWAFIYLTADSKDILTNDIVQYAINFCFGFFGGFFVVSYAQIKELYPIAMAGTSTAALNLFPFAGGAILITIAGFLVTDQTLDQYKTVWLMALGLMVLGCICAFLSKEKEHDA is encoded by the coding sequence ATGCTTTCGTACAGATGGCTGGTTTTCATAGCCTTGGCTATCGCATACTTCTTTGTGTATTTTCACAGAACGACCGGCGGTGCGATATCCACCACCCTTATGGACTATTTCGGGGTCGGTACGGCTTCGGTTGCATTGCTGGCATCAGCTTATCTCTACGCGTACACCCTGATGCAGATCCCCAGCGGTATTCTCACGGACCGTATGGGTCCGCGCAAGGCGGCCACCATATTCGTTGCCCTGATCGCAGTGGGTTCGCTGCTGAGCGCATACTCCGCGACGGCGAACGATTTCAACCTGATGATAGCCGGTAAGTTCATTATCGGTATCGGTGCGGCCGTCGTATACATCCCGATCATGAAGGTGCTTGCCGTATGGTTCCGTAAGAACGAGTTTGCCACCATGAGCGGTATCCTGCTCCTGGTCGGTAACGTCGGAGGAATCGCCGCGGCCACCCCGATGGTCCTTATGATGGACGCTCTGGGGATCGAGATGACCTACATAGTGCTGGCCATTATCACCGCGCTCATCGCGCTCCTCGTTTGGCTCCTCGTGAGGAACCATCCCATGGAGAAGGATCTTCCCAGCATAGAGGAGATCGTCTCCGAGGAGACCGGACAGCCTATAACCGAGTCCACCTCCGAGAAGATGGGTACCGTGGAGGCCCTGAAGAGGACCTTCCTCAGCGGGCGCAACTTCTGGCCCCTTGCGATATGGTTCTTCGTCATGTACGGGACCATCATGCTATGGCAGGCATCGCAGGCCGGTGCGTACTACAAGAACATTGGGGGATTCGATGCCGGCACCGCGGGTATGATGCTCACCATGGTAGGAGTCGGAATGGTTTTTGGATGCCCCCTTGCCGGGAAGTTGTCCGATTCCTACCTCCATTCCAGGAAGAAGGTCGTCATAATCGGTACCGTGGTGTACACCCTGATCTGGGCGTTCATCTACCTGACCGCCGATTCCAAGGACATACTGACCAATGACATCGTCCAATACGCCATCAACTTCTGCTTCGGATTCTTCGGAGGATTCTTCGTGGTATCGTATGCACAGATCAAGGAGCTGTACCCTATAGCCATGGCAGGGACCTCCACCGCTGCGCTGAACCTCTTCCCGTTCGCGGGAGGGGCGATACTGATCACCATAGCAGGTTTCCTTGTGACCGATCAGACCCTTGACCAGTACAAGACCGTATGGCTGATGGCCCTGGGATTGATGGTCCTCGGATGCATCTGTGCGTTCCTGTCCAAGGAGAAGGAGCACGACGCGTGA